The following are encoded in a window of Megalobrama amblycephala isolate DHTTF-2021 linkage group LG19, ASM1881202v1, whole genome shotgun sequence genomic DNA:
- the tshz3a gene encoding teashirt homolog 3, with protein sequence MPRRKQQAPKRAAAYDSENVKETPIETEGTGSDCSVTNEKPQDENDLGEDLKNPADEQDSPAAELSGHDVDSESHISESSDPTSDTESTLNKKEGARRDFLKDSSEHSVCITDSLEQMKAIYKSFLNNPYWSFLNLNSSQPYADEQPASSSGSSSSNSSSSNSSPGRNCYDWHQSAIAKTFQQVSQKQPIALEPSIFSTVQLYRQSTKLYGSIFTGASKFHCKSCSAAYDTLLDLTVHMNETDHYRDDNLESASKDAKSWSKPRKRSLLEMEGKEDAQKVLRCMYCGHSFESLQDLSVHMIKTKHYQKVPLREPRTAIAAKVASSFRKRVPVELNVAKSLQTTEQTRSPNDGHASDMFQMYSEQTDNKDLKDQKTTSRGIQFKSQNLKCMECGILHDSIQHLSAHMVLTGHFVKVTHSLQKTDKPPHPKSKSEKSRSGTTCSSPLSATGILESSSITSAATVDNKNKTQEITSQKDSECKESANVNEQKFSTLAKSDYLTEEDLKESPKMDFDILKSLENTVTSAINKAQRGAPSWGGYQSIHAAYQLQNHLKPALHNSGYISSLKQSASSQEVQSLNKSNLIPPGTPPRASSTAVNLHEVDKLENKVTEKVAEVDRQFNDLNGQRSPHRQLMNLKGKSPKSPSLDSMITSMSNATEGNTNEREIQKHTTSTSDPYNDAGLLSAHPEPKQPSVSPLSALQSVMNLHLGKAAKPLRPVQDPMSMLLRMSNSMAERAALAGPSGHSTKLSQLHSDCHEICRDQPIDLSKGKSEQCLRVAALPGKTVSSSVSSASVSESTSSKIFTPVSPLCENALSDISDMLRNLSDSQVLKSPTLLCRPEQSEIEGSHTSDEAEDTSMVHKRKGRQSHWKPQHLLILQAQFTSCLRQTVDGKYVISDLSSQERMVISHITGLSMTTISHWLANVKYQLRRTGRTKFIKNVDSGHPVFYCSECATQFQARSTYICHLESHLGFKMKDLAKLSSKDLNRKVPKHSKSTLIKPVLPAVSPARGCQEQLLPVPAL encoded by the exons ATGCCGAGAAGAAAACAGCAGGCGCCGAAACGAGCGGCAG CTTATGATTCAGAGAATGTTAAGGAGACACCCATAGAGACTGAAGGTACTGGAAGTGATTGCTCAGTGACCAATGAGAAACCACAGGATGAAAATGATTTGGGAGAAGACTTAAAAAACCCAGCGGATGAACAagattcccctgctgctgagcTTTCAGGTCATGATGTTGACAGTGAATCTCACATAAGTGAATCTAGTGACCCTACGTCAGATACAGAGAGCACCCTGAACAAAAAAGAGGGGGCCAGAAGAGACTTTCTAAAAGACAGTTCTGAACACTCTGTATGTATTACAGACAGCCTAGAACAGATGAAGGCTATTTACAAAAGCTTCCTCAATAATCCCTACTGGTCCTTTTTGAACTTGAATTCCTCTCAACCGTATGCAGATGAACAGCCAGCCAGTAGCAGCGGTAGCAGTAGCAGcaacagcagtagcagcaaCAGCAGTCCTGGACGCAACTGTTATGATTGGCATCAGTCTGCTATCGCAAAGACATTCCAACAGGTCTCTCAAAAACAACCTATTGCACTTGAACCAAGTATTTTCTCCACTGTCCAGCTCTACCGCCAAAGCACTAAACTCTACGGATCCATCTTTACTGGTGCTAGCAAGTTCCACTGCAAAAGCTGCAGTGCAGCATATGACACACTGCTTGATCTCACAGTTCACATGAATGAAACCGACCACTACCGTGATGACAACCTTGAAAGTGCTAGCAAGGATGCCAAGTCATGGTCCAAGCCACGTAAGCGCTCTCTTTTGGAGATGGAGGGAAAGGAAGATGCCCAGAAAGTCCTACGCTGTATGTACTGTGGACACTCTTTTGAATCTTTGCAAGACCTCAGCGTGCACATGATAAAGACTAAGCATTACCAAAAGGTTCCGCTGAGAGAGCCAAGAACAGCAATTGCTGCTAAAGTCGCGTCTTCTTTCAGGAAGAGGGTTCCAGTGGAGTTGAATGTTGCAAAATCTTTGCAAACCACAGAGCAAACAAGAAGTCCTAATGATGGGCATGCCAGTGATATGTTTCAGATGTATTCTGAACAAACCGACAATAAAGACTTAAAAGATCAGAAGACGACAAGCCGAGGTATACAGTTCAAGTCTCAGAATCTCAAATGTATGGAGTGTGGGATTTTGCATGACTCTATTCAGCACTTGAGTGCTCATATGGTGTTGACCGGCCACTTTGTTAAAGTTACCCACTCATTGCAAAAGACAGACAAGCCTCCTCATCCCAAAAGTAAGTCTGAGAAGTCTCGGTCAGGTACAACATGTTCTTCCCCTCTCTCAGCCACAGGAATCTTGGAGTCATCATCCATTACATCTGCAGCAACTGTGGACAACAAGAACAAGAcacaagaaattacttctcagAAAGACAGTGAATGTAAGGAGTCTGCAAATGTAAATGAGCAGAAATTCAGCACATTAGCAAAGTCTGATTACCTTACTGAAGAGGATCTGAAAGAGAGCCCTAAAATGGATtttgatattctaaaatcactGGAGAATACAGTTACATCGGCCATTAACAAAGCACAGAGGGGTGCTCCAAGCTGGGGTGGTTACCAGAGCATTCATGCAGCTTATCAGTTACAAAACCATCTGAAACCTGCTCTGCACAACTCAGGCTATATTTCTTCTTTAAAACAATCAGCCAGTAGTCAGGAAGTCCAGTCCTTAAACAAAAGTAATTTGATTCCTCCAGGCACTCCACCAAGAGCTTCCTCAACTGCAGTTAATCTCCATGAGGTGGACAAActggaaaacaaagtaacagAAAAAGTTGCTGAAGTAGACAGGCAATTTAATGACTTGAATGGGCAGAGATCACCACATCGGCAGCTAATGAATCTTAAAGGGAAATCGCCAAAATCTCCAAGCCTGGATAGCATGATTACATCTATGAGCAATGCCACTGAGGGTAACACAAACGAAAGGGAAATTCAGAAGCACACCACCTCCACTTCAGATCCATACAATGACGCTGGTCTGTTATCTGCACACCCTGAGCCAAAACAACCCTCTGTCAGTCCTCTAAGTGCCCTTCAATCTGTTATGAACCTTCATCTGGGTAAAGCTGCCAAACCGCTAAGGCCTGTCCAGGACCCTATGAGTATGCTTCTCAGGATGAGCAACAGCATGGCGGAAAGGGCCGCTCTCGCCGGTCCATCTGGACACTCGACGAAACTTAGCCAGTTACATTCGGACTGCCATGAAATTTGCAGAGACCAACCGATAGACTTGTCCAAAGGCAAAAGTGAACAATGTCTCAGAGTTGCCGCTCTCCCAGGCAAAACTGTGAGTTCCTCTGTATCTAGTGCATCTGTGAGTGAATCCACTAGTTCAAAAATCTTCACACCAGTGAGTCCTTTGTGTGAAAATGCCCTCTCTGACATCTCAGACATGCTGCGTAATCTCTCAGACTCTCAAGTTCTGAAGTCCCCAACACTTTTATGTAGGCCAGAGCAGTCAGAAATCGAGGGTTCTCACACTTCAGATGAGGCAGAGGATACGTCAATGGTGCACAAACGTAAAGGTAGGCAGTCACACTGGAAACCCCAGCACTTGCTGATTTTGCAGGCTCAGTTCACGTCCTGCCTCAGGCAGACAGTTGATGGAAAATATGTGATATCAGACTTGAGCTCCCAGGAAAGGATGGTCATATCACATATAACAGGTCTGTCTATGACAACCATCAGCCACTGGCTGGCCAATGTGAAATACCAGCTCAGACGAACAGGCAGAACAAAGTTCATAAAGAACGTTGACTCAGGACACCCAGTTTTCTACTGTAGTGAATGTGCAACACAGTTCCAAGCTCGTTCTACATACATCTGTCACCTTGAGTCACACCTTGGGTTTAAAATGAAAGATTTGGCTAAACTTTCTTCTAAGGATCTCAACCGGAAGGTTCCAAAGCATTCTAAAAGCACTCTCATAAAACCTGTGCTTCCTGCTGTATCACCAGCTAGAGGATGTCAGGAGCAACTGCTACCAGTGCCAGCGCTGTAA